Genomic DNA from Cytophagia bacterium CHB2:
ACATTAACACATCATTGGCAATGATTTTGACATCGCTGCGGATTTCACTGATGGCTTTCACGATGGCCAGGCCGTCCAGTCCGCCGAGCGGATGGTTTGCAATGCAAATGCACCGGCCTTCCGCCGTAATTTTGTGCCGATCCTTGTTCGAGATAAAATAGGAAAAATCGAGATCCTCAAAAATTTCATCGATCAGGTCAAGGCCGTAGACTTCCCGGTGTTTAAAAAAGAAGCGATTGATTTCGCCCAGGCGCAGGATCTTTTCGGCAAGCTTCATGATTGAGGCGATCAGCAAGGGGGGGGAACTCTGGAGAACATGCGGGTACTTGGCAACGACGATATCCTCGAGTTTAATCGGCGTCATGTTTAGCCTCTTGCCAAATAGACGAACGAACATCCGGAGAAACTGTTCAACTATCAAAAAATTACCGCAGCGCCCGGGCGGCTGCCGGAATTGCTGCCCTCCGCAAATCCAAGCAAGAGTGAGATGAGGAAGAAGAGAATAACAGCGGAGGTTCAAATAAAATTAAAGCGCGATTCTTTTCAAATGAGGAAGAAATGATTATTCAAACATAAAATGTCGCAGAAACCGGGACACATTGTTCACCTCCACAGCAAAGACTTCCCCGTTTTCTGAAACCCTTCTGCGATTATTTGATAATAATAGATTCCGGCTACGACTTTATTCCCAAAATCATCCCGGCCATCCCAATAAATTTTGTGGCGACCGCGGCTCTGGGTTTCCTCCACCAAAATTTTGACCGTTTGCCCGAGTTGATTGAAGATGCGCAGCGAAACCCGGCTCTCCCGCGGCAGATAATAAGTGATCGCTGTTGAAAACTGAAACGGGTTGGGATAATTCATGCCGAGGGCGAAGTTCTCAACCTTTAGGCGATGAGCAACCGCCATAACTTCGCCGGAGGGCGCGCTGTAGTTGCCGGCATCATCGACCGCCATCAGTTTATAGTAATACGTTTGGCCGTAGCTCACCTGATCGTCTTCATAGGTCGAATCAGATTTTGAAACCCAATCATGGGCTTGCAGAGTGCCGGGGCTGGTATCGCGGCAGATGATATAGCAACACAGATCCGCTTCGCGATTCGGCGTCCACTGGAGTTTGATGAAAGCCGTTTGTGCGAAAGCGCGGGAGGAAAATAAACTGAGGCAAAATATACCGGCTAAAATGGCGGGGCGTGCAAAAGAGGTGTTCATCAAGCGTT
This window encodes:
- a CDS encoding T9SS type A sorting domain-containing protein; translation: MNTSFARPAILAGIFCLSLFSSRAFAQTAFIKLQWTPNREADLCCYIICRDTSPGTLQAHDWVSKSDSTYEDDQVSYGQTYYYKLMAVDDAGNYSAPSGEVMAVAHRLKVENFALGMNYPNPFQFSTAITYYLPRESRVSLRIFNQLGQTVKILVEETQSRGRHKIYWDGRDDFGNKVVAGIYYYQIIAEGFQKTGKSLLWR